A genomic window from Chitinophaga pollutisoli includes:
- a CDS encoding rod shape-determining protein — MGFFNFLTQEIAIDLGTANTLIIHNDQVVVDEPSIVAIERASGKIVAVGKKAMMMHEKTHEYLRTIRPLKDGVIADFNAAEGMLRELIKMVYPKKPLFAPSWKMVICIPSSITEVEKRAVRDSAEQAGAKEVYLIHEPMAAALGIGIDVEEPVGNMIIDIGGGTTGISVIALAGIVCDQSIRIAGDEFTADIMEALRRYHSLLIGERTAEQIKIQIGSALKELDNPPDDIPVNGRDLVTGIPKQIMVSYQEIAEALDKSIFKIEEAILKALETTPPELAADIYRRGLYLTGGGALLRGLDKRLSQKIKLPVHVADDPLRAVVRGTGIALKHIGKYPFLMQ; from the coding sequence ATGGGCTTCTTTAACTTTTTAACTCAGGAGATTGCAATAGACCTCGGCACCGCCAATACGCTGATCATTCATAACGATCAGGTGGTGGTAGACGAACCTTCCATCGTGGCCATCGAAAGGGCCAGTGGCAAGATCGTTGCCGTGGGTAAGAAAGCAATGATGATGCACGAGAAAACGCACGAGTACCTGCGTACGATCCGTCCGCTGAAGGACGGTGTGATCGCAGACTTCAATGCGGCTGAGGGGATGCTCCGCGAGCTGATCAAGATGGTTTATCCCAAGAAGCCGTTGTTCGCCCCCAGCTGGAAGATGGTGATCTGTATCCCGTCCAGCATTACGGAGGTGGAGAAGCGCGCAGTGCGCGACTCTGCCGAGCAGGCGGGCGCCAAGGAAGTGTATCTCATTCATGAGCCGATGGCTGCGGCCCTCGGTATCGGTATAGACGTGGAGGAGCCGGTAGGTAACATGATCATCGACATCGGAGGCGGTACCACCGGTATCTCCGTGATCGCGCTGGCGGGTATCGTGTGCGACCAGTCGATCCGCATCGCGGGCGACGAGTTCACCGCCGACATCATGGAAGCCCTCCGCCGCTACCACTCGCTGCTGATCGGTGAGCGTACCGCAGAGCAGATCAAGATCCAGATCGGGTCTGCGCTGAAGGAGCTCGACAATCCGCCGGACGACATTCCGGTGAACGGCCGCGACCTTGTGACCGGTATTCCCAAACAAATCATGGTATCGTACCAGGAAATAGCCGAAGCGCTGGACAAATCGATCTTCAAGATCGAAGAAGCCATCCTGAAGGCGCTGGAAACCACGCCCCCCGAGCTGGCAGCGGATATTTACCGCCGCGGCCTGTACCTCACCGGCGGCGGGGCCCTGCTCCGAGGGCTGGACAAGCGTCTGAGCCAGAAGATCAAACTGCCCGTTCATGTGGCCGACGATCCGCTGCGCGCCGTGGTAAGAGGCACCGGTATTGCCCTGAAACACATCGGCAAGTATCCTTTCCTGATGCAATAA
- a CDS encoding rod shape-determining protein MreD, with amino-acid sequence MSILLRNIIRFILLILFQVLVLDRILVHQMVNPYLYMLFILLLPFNIPRPALQLLGLLLGLTLDMFSDSMGIHAAACVFIAYLRPFVLNVLSPQGGFEGPQRTPSVTTMGISQFAIYVTVMVLLHHIAYFCLSVFSFSDPLYLLMKILLSTAASLLLILIYELLFFSRK; translated from the coding sequence ATGAGCATACTGTTAAGAAATATCATCCGTTTCATCCTTCTAATCCTGTTCCAGGTACTGGTGCTGGACCGGATACTCGTTCACCAGATGGTGAACCCATATCTCTACATGCTCTTCATCCTGCTGCTGCCTTTCAACATTCCCCGCCCGGCGCTTCAGCTCCTGGGCCTCCTGCTGGGCCTCACGCTCGATATGTTCTCCGATTCCATGGGCATTCACGCCGCGGCATGCGTCTTCATCGCTTACCTGCGCCCGTTCGTGCTCAACGTTCTCAGTCCGCAGGGCGGCTTCGAAGGGCCCCAGCGAACGCCTTCCGTGACCACCATGGGGATTTCCCAGTTCGCGATTTATGTGACCGTGATGGTCTTGTTGCATCACATCGCGTATTTTTGTTTGTCCGTTTTCAGTTTTTCCGACCCCCTGTACCTCCTGATGAAGATCTTGTTGTCTACAGCAGCCAGCTTGTTATTGATCCTGATATATGAGTTGTTGTTCTTCAGCAGGAAATAG
- the mreC gene encoding rod shape-determining protein MreC, protein MRNLIIFLRRYFNFFLFLLLEVICLIFVFRTNNFQRSVYLNSANGVSGKLYSRYNDVQYYFHLAETNDSLVAENLALRQQLATGFDQRDTSAVIVMDTLRKFTNDTARKLLSTEVRKFLYREAKVINNSVNQTTNFITIRRGTKDGIRPNMGVIGPNGMVGVVRTASENYAVIISLLTKSNGSTSSFSFSSRLRNSGEIGTVYWDGYDGGYVTMKDVPRSAKLHKGDTVVTSGFSAVFPENINIGYIDTFYTGEKASTSYTIRLKLATNFYNLQYVYVIENLLRDEQTRLEDSTRKMLK, encoded by the coding sequence GTGCGCAATCTGATCATTTTCTTACGGCGGTACTTCAACTTCTTTCTGTTTTTGCTGCTGGAAGTGATTTGTTTGATTTTCGTTTTCCGGACCAACAATTTCCAACGATCCGTTTACCTCAATTCCGCTAACGGCGTCTCCGGCAAACTGTACTCCCGCTACAACGACGTTCAATATTATTTCCACCTGGCAGAAACCAACGACAGCCTCGTAGCCGAAAACCTGGCCCTCCGCCAGCAACTGGCCACGGGTTTTGACCAGCGCGACACTTCCGCAGTCATCGTCATGGACACCCTCCGGAAATTTACCAACGATACGGCCCGCAAGCTCCTCAGCACGGAGGTGCGCAAGTTCCTCTACCGCGAGGCCAAGGTCATCAACAACTCGGTTAACCAGACCACCAACTTCATCACCATCCGCCGCGGCACCAAAGACGGGATTCGTCCCAACATGGGTGTGATCGGGCCAAACGGTATGGTAGGCGTGGTGCGCACCGCCAGCGAAAACTACGCGGTGATCATCTCCCTGCTCACCAAATCCAACGGCAGCACGTCTTCCTTCAGCTTCAGCTCCCGCCTCCGGAACTCCGGCGAAATCGGGACGGTGTACTGGGACGGGTACGACGGCGGATACGTGACTATGAAAGACGTGCCGAGGAGCGCCAAACTGCACAAGGGCGATACGGTGGTAACGAGCGGATTTTCGGCCGTTTTCCCGGAAAACATCAATATCGGGTATATCGATACGTTTTATACGGGCGAGAAGGCGAGCACGTCTTACACCATCCGCCTCAAACTGGCTACCAACTTTTATAACCTGCAATACGTGTACGTGATCGAGAACCTGTTGCGCGATGAGCAAACCAGACTGGAAGATTCGACACGCAAAATGTTGAAATGA